One genomic window of Oncorhynchus kisutch isolate 150728-3 linkage group LG26, Okis_V2, whole genome shotgun sequence includes the following:
- the LOC109870882 gene encoding aspartate--tRNA ligase, cytoplasmic isoform X2 — MTKDAVQGAAEEADQAQSKKGLKKQQKEAEKAAKKAEKQAKLAADTQSTDEDDFAKDRYGVPQMVQSQQKLDRVLVRVQKLTPEKADQLIWVRARVHTSRAKGKQCFLVLRQQQFNVQALVAVGERASKQMVKFAANINKESIVDVEAMVRKVEQKIDSCTQQDVELHIERIFVISQAEPRLPLQLEDCVRPDGEGDEDGRATVNQDTRLDNRVIDLRTTTSQAIFRLQSGVCQLFRDTLTNKGFVEIQTPKIISAASEGGANVFTVSYFKTSAYLAQSPQLYKQMCICADFDKVFCVGPVFRAEDSNTHRHLTEFVGLDIELAFNYHYHEVIESITDTMVQIFKGLRDKFQTEIQTVGKQYPSEPFRFLEPTLRLEYTEGVAMLREAGVDMGDEEDLSTPNEKLLGRLVKEKYDTDFYVLDKYPLAVRPFYTMPDPNDKKYSNSYDMFMRGEEILSGAQRIHDAQLLTERAIHHNIDLEKIKSYIDSFRYGAPPHGGGGIGLERVCMLYLGLHNVRQVSMFPRDPKRLTP, encoded by the exons AGCCGCGGAGGAGGCGGACCAGGCCCAGTCGAAGAAAGGCCTGAAGAAACAGCAGAAGGAAGCGGAGAAAGCGGCGAAGAAAGCTGAGAAGCAGGCCAAGCTG GCTGCTGACACACAAAGCACAGATGAAGAT GACTTTGCCAAGGATCGGTACGGTGTCCCCCAGATGGTCCAGTCCCAGCAGAAACTGG ACAGGGTGTTGGTGCGTGTCCAGAAGCTGACACCTGAGAAGGCTGACCAGCTGATCTGGGTGCGTGCCAGGGTTCACACCAGCAGAGCTAAAG GGAAGCAGTGCTTCTTGGTCCTGCGTCAGCAGCAGTTTAACGTGCAGGCCCTAGTCGCCGTGGGGGAGCGTGCCAGCAAGCAGATGGTGAAGTTTGCTGCCAA CATCAACAAGGAGAGCATCGTGGACGTGGAGGCTATGGTGAGGAAAGTGGAGCAGAAGATCGACAGCTGCACTCAGCAGGATGTGGAGCTGCACATTGAGAGG ATTTTTGTGATCAGCCAGGCCGAGCCTCGTCTGCCCCTGCAGCTGGAGGATTGTGTGAGGccggatggagagggggatgag GACGGAAGAGCGACGGTCAACCAGGACACCAGACTGGACAACCGAGTCATTGATCTCAGA ACAACAACCAGCCAGGCCATCTTCCGCCTACAGTCTGGAGTTTGCCAGCTCTTTAGAGACACCCTGACCAACAAGGGCTTTGTGGAGATCCAGACCCCCAAAATCATATCAG CTGCCAGTGAGGGTGGCGCGAACGTCTTCACTGTGTCCTACTTCAAAACCAGCGCCTACCTGGCCCAGTCTCCCCAGCTCTACAAGCAGATGTGTATCTGTGCTGACTTTGACAAGGTGTTCTGTGTGGGACCAG TGTTCAGAGCAGAAGACTCCAACACCCATCGTCATCTGACAGAGTTTGTAGGTCTGGATATTGAGTTGGCGTTCAACTACCACTACCACGAAGTGATCGAGTCCATCACCGACACCATGGTGCAGATCTTCAAAGGGCTCCGAGACAA GTTCCAGACTGAGATCCAGACGGTGGGGAAGCAGTACCCCAGTGAGCCCTTCAGGTTCCTGGAGCCCACTCTGAGGCTGGAGTACACGGAGGGCGTGGCCATGCTCCGGGAGGCCGGGGTGGACATGGGAGACGAGGAGGACCTCAG CACTCCAAATGAGAAGTTGCTCGGTCGTCTGGTGAAAGAAAAG TATGACACTGACTTCTATGTGCTGGACAAGTACCCCCTGGCTGTGAGGCCCTTCTACACCATGCCTGACCCCAATGACAAA AAATACTCCAACTCCTACGACATGttcatgagaggagaggagatcctcTCTGGCGCTCAGAGGATCCACGATGCCCAGCTGCTCACTGAGAGGGCCATTCACCACAACATTG ATCTGGAGAAGATCAAGTCCTACATCGACTCTTTCCGTTACGGAGCTCCCCCACACGGAGGTGGTGGCATTG GGCTGGAAAGAGTCTGCATGCTCTACCTGGGTCTTCACAATGTCCGCCAGGTCTCCATGTTCCCCCGTGACCCCAAACGCTTGACCCCCTGA
- the LOC109870882 gene encoding aspartate--tRNA ligase, cytoplasmic isoform X1 yields the protein MTKDAVQGAAEEADQAQSKKGLKKQQKEAEKAAKKAEKQAKLAADTQSTDEDDFAKDRYGVPQMVQSQQKLDRVLVRVQKLTPEKADQLIWVRARVHTSRAKGKQCFLVLRQQQFNVQALVAVGERASKQMVKFAANINKESIVDVEAMVRKVEQKIDSCTQQDVELHIERIFVISQAEPRLPLQLEDCVRPDGEGDEDGRATVNQDTRLDNRVIDLRTTTSQAIFRLQSGVCQLFRDTLTNKGFVEIQTPKIISAASEGGANVFTVSYFKTSAYLAQSPQLYKQMCICADFDKVFCVGPVFRAEDSNTHRHLTEFVGLDIELAFNYHYHEVIESITDTMVQIFKGLRDKFQTEIQTVGKQYPSEPFRFLEPTLRLEYTEGVAMLREAGVDMGDEEDLSTPNEKLLGRLVKEKYDTDFYVLDKYPLAVRPFYTMPDPNDKVCASLNAHTHTTHAHDTIVAFTELVIRLMFPPQKYSNSYDMFMRGEEILSGAQRIHDAQLLTERAIHHNIDLEKIKSYIDSFRYGAPPHGGGGIGLERVCMLYLGLHNVRQVSMFPRDPKRLTP from the exons AGCCGCGGAGGAGGCGGACCAGGCCCAGTCGAAGAAAGGCCTGAAGAAACAGCAGAAGGAAGCGGAGAAAGCGGCGAAGAAAGCTGAGAAGCAGGCCAAGCTG GCTGCTGACACACAAAGCACAGATGAAGAT GACTTTGCCAAGGATCGGTACGGTGTCCCCCAGATGGTCCAGTCCCAGCAGAAACTGG ACAGGGTGTTGGTGCGTGTCCAGAAGCTGACACCTGAGAAGGCTGACCAGCTGATCTGGGTGCGTGCCAGGGTTCACACCAGCAGAGCTAAAG GGAAGCAGTGCTTCTTGGTCCTGCGTCAGCAGCAGTTTAACGTGCAGGCCCTAGTCGCCGTGGGGGAGCGTGCCAGCAAGCAGATGGTGAAGTTTGCTGCCAA CATCAACAAGGAGAGCATCGTGGACGTGGAGGCTATGGTGAGGAAAGTGGAGCAGAAGATCGACAGCTGCACTCAGCAGGATGTGGAGCTGCACATTGAGAGG ATTTTTGTGATCAGCCAGGCCGAGCCTCGTCTGCCCCTGCAGCTGGAGGATTGTGTGAGGccggatggagagggggatgag GACGGAAGAGCGACGGTCAACCAGGACACCAGACTGGACAACCGAGTCATTGATCTCAGA ACAACAACCAGCCAGGCCATCTTCCGCCTACAGTCTGGAGTTTGCCAGCTCTTTAGAGACACCCTGACCAACAAGGGCTTTGTGGAGATCCAGACCCCCAAAATCATATCAG CTGCCAGTGAGGGTGGCGCGAACGTCTTCACTGTGTCCTACTTCAAAACCAGCGCCTACCTGGCCCAGTCTCCCCAGCTCTACAAGCAGATGTGTATCTGTGCTGACTTTGACAAGGTGTTCTGTGTGGGACCAG TGTTCAGAGCAGAAGACTCCAACACCCATCGTCATCTGACAGAGTTTGTAGGTCTGGATATTGAGTTGGCGTTCAACTACCACTACCACGAAGTGATCGAGTCCATCACCGACACCATGGTGCAGATCTTCAAAGGGCTCCGAGACAA GTTCCAGACTGAGATCCAGACGGTGGGGAAGCAGTACCCCAGTGAGCCCTTCAGGTTCCTGGAGCCCACTCTGAGGCTGGAGTACACGGAGGGCGTGGCCATGCTCCGGGAGGCCGGGGTGGACATGGGAGACGAGGAGGACCTCAG CACTCCAAATGAGAAGTTGCTCGGTCGTCTGGTGAAAGAAAAG TATGACACTGACTTCTATGTGCTGGACAAGTACCCCCTGGCTGTGAGGCCCTTCTACACCATGCCTGACCCCAATGACAAAGTATGCGCGTCACtaaacgcacacacgcacacaacacatGCTCATGACACCATTGTGGCATTCACTGAACTTGTTATACGACTGATGTTTCCTCCTCAGAAATACTCCAACTCCTACGACATGttcatgagaggagaggagatcctcTCTGGCGCTCAGAGGATCCACGATGCCCAGCTGCTCACTGAGAGGGCCATTCACCACAACATTG ATCTGGAGAAGATCAAGTCCTACATCGACTCTTTCCGTTACGGAGCTCCCCCACACGGAGGTGGTGGCATTG GGCTGGAAAGAGTCTGCATGCTCTACCTGGGTCTTCACAATGTCCGCCAGGTCTCCATGTTCCCCCGTGACCCCAAACGCTTGACCCCCTGA